Proteins co-encoded in one Oreochromis aureus strain Israel breed Guangdong linkage group 3, ZZ_aureus, whole genome shotgun sequence genomic window:
- the LOC120438914 gene encoding uncharacterized protein LOC120438914 gives MQKRGTLDLDEKTVIAEDYKTDVQNAPLKTHFQEIVDNATLDCEGERNIFHAPKFVAGLVNHLLPHATLWSSMMLGDLGRHGTGPAYQQLSKLYGDIQQSKKQNFTQVNRTQGIMEKSQWDLKKICIQRRRLTRLDDFVEIYQKMHDALLLEYADMKKSRQKSFGVEMEKWKDKRIKRKGVYVSPLVTELPLKKKKTEISHHVPIIFNN, from the exons ATGCAAAAAAGGGGGACCCTGGATTTGGATGAAAAGACTGTGATTGCTGAGGACTACAAG ACTGATGTTCAGAATGCCCCATTGAAGACCCATTTCCAGGAAATTGTTGACAATGCAACACTGGACTGTGAGGGTGAAAGAAACATCTTTCATGCACCCAAATTTGTTGCTGGTCTGGTAAATCACCTTCTACCACATGCAACTTTGTGGTCATCAATGATGCTcg GGGACCTTGGACGTCATGGTACTGGTCCTGCTTACCAGCAGCTCAGTAAACTCTATGGTGACATTCAGCAATCCAAGAAGCAG AATTTTACACAAGTCAACAGAACCCAAGGAATCATGGAGAAAAGCCAGTGGGATTTGAAAAAAATCTGTATCCAGAGAAGGAGACTGACAAGGCTTGATGACTTTGTGGaaatttatcagaaaatgcACGATGCCCTCCTGCTTGAATATGCAGACATGAAAAAATCAAGACAAAAG TCTTTTGGCGTGGAAATGGAGAAATGGAAAGACAAACGCATTAAACGaaaaggtgtgtatgtgtcacCGTTAGTGACAGAACTGccactgaagaaaaagaaaaccgaGATAAGTCATCATGTTCCCATTATTTTCAATAATTAA
- the LOC120438732 gene encoding uncharacterized protein LOC120438732, which produces MGCVLDRLLKYNTDFMEYIDVDSEVDVKDFDRFHIFLSARGPPMETSLGEIRQNQSITTEEQSQPLKSLLKRKAPQIMKEYETTGTLSVPSRKLLVKTCIGDLVERCGYYPLSAEKLTVAKSIITTFPSLSVRVAGQGEGFEHCYDPVSHCGFLETKLCNLRLNLDQGQRRYKKRKVTDDCGEDKKLRREDGNTSSTDEWVTLIKRLRPSAENLPTIMSGMEETYTSGRAWISKDSPTAAEIFREYPQFLDMPSLLDLEFGKLTGGRTDLFL; this is translated from the exons ATGGGCTGTGTGCTTGATAGGTTGCTAAAGTATAACACTGATTTCATGGAATATATTGATGTTGACAGTGAGGTAGACGTTAAGGACTTTGATAGATTCCATATCTTCCTCTCAGCCAGAGGGCCACCGATGGAAACCTCTCTTGGGGAGATTCGACAAAATCAG TCTATTACCACAGAAGAACAAAGTCAACCCCTGAAGTCACTACTCAAGAGGAAAGCCCCACAGATTATGAAGGAGTATGAAACTACAGGTACCCTGTCAGTGCCATCGAGGAAGCTTCTTGTGAAGACTTGCATTGGGGATTTGGTGGAGAGGTGTGGTTA TTACCCTCTTAGTGCAGAGAAGCTGACTGTAGCAAAAAGCATCATCACCACTTTTCCATCCCTGAGTGTCCGAGTGGCAGGACAGGGGGAAGGATTT GAGCATTGTTATGATCCAGTCTCTCATTGTGGATTCCTAGAGACTAAACTGTGCAACCTTAGATTGAATCTCGACCAGGGGCAGAGACGTTATAAGAAGCGAAAAGTGACAGATGACTGTGGTGAAGACAAGAAGCTCAGGCGAGAGGATGGGAATACCAGCAGCACAGATGAGTGGGTCACCCTGATCAAAAGATTGCGGCCCTCAGCTGAGAACCTTCCAACTATCATGTCAGGCATGGAGGAAACATACACCAGTGGCAGAGCCTGGATTAGCAAGGACTcccccactgctgctgaaaTATTCAGAGAGTACCCACAGTTTTTGGACATGCCAAGTCTG CTGGACTTGGAGTTTGGCAAGCTTACAGGAGGAAGGACGGATCTGTTTTTATGA